One window of the Saccopteryx bilineata isolate mSacBil1 chromosome 2, mSacBil1_pri_phased_curated, whole genome shotgun sequence genome contains the following:
- the PPM1F gene encoding protein phosphatase 1F, with product MASGATEQSRQMAEETPSFLDEFLRDFPAPLSPESPLPWKVPGTVLSQEEVQGELAELAVSFLSSRNVPQPLAASLAHEAVSQLLQTDLSEFRKLPGQEEEDNEEVEEEKTPVTLLDTKRLAWSFFNWLWEVCSQWQKQVPLTTRVPQRQWLVSIHAIRNTRRRMEDRHVCLPSFNQLFGLTDPVDRAYFAVFDGHGGVDAARYAAVHVHTNTARQPELPTDPEGALKEAFRRTDKMFLWKAKRERLQSGTTGVCALITGKTLHIAWLGDSQVILVQQGQVVKLMEPHRPERQDEKERIEALGGFVSYMDCWRVNGTLAVSRAIGDVFQKPYVSGEADAASQELTGSEDYLLLACDGFFDVVPHQDVAGLVQSHLVRQQGSGLHVAEELVAAARERGSHDNITVMVVFLRDPRDLLEGGAQGVGESQADRRGQDLHSDLSELENNTPWRS from the exons ATGGCCTCTGGCGCCACAGAGCAGAGCAGACAGATGGCAGAGGAGACCCCCAGCTTCCTGGATGAATTTCTCCGTGACTTCCCAGCCCCACTGAGCCCAGAGAGCCCTTTGCCATGGAAGGTCCCAGGGACAGTGCTGAGCCAGGAGGAGGTGCAGGGCGAGCTGGCCGAGCTGGCAGTGAGCTTCCTGAGCAGCAG GAATGTTCCACAACCACTTGCTGCATCTCTGGCCCACGAAGCAGTTTCCCAGCTGCTGCAGACAGACCTTTCTGAATTCAGGAAGTTGCccgggcaggaggaggaggacaatgaagaagtggaggaggaaaagaCCCCTGTGACCT TGCTGGATACCAAGAGACTGGCGTGGAGCTTCTTTAACTGGCTCTGGGAAGTATGCAGCCAGTGGCAGAAGCAGGTGCCCTTGACTACTCGGGTTCCGCAGCGACAGTGGCTGGTCTCCATTCATGCCATCCGGAACACTCGCCGCAGGATGGAGGACCGGCACGTGTGCCTTCCTTCCTTCAACCAGCTCTTCGGCCTGACT GACCCTGTGGACCGTGCCTACTTTGCAGTGTTTGATGGCCATGGAGGAGTGGATGCTGCAAGGTATGCTGCAGTACATGTACACACCAACACTGCTCGCCAGCCGGAGCTGCCCACAGACCCCGAGGGAGCCCTCAAAGAAGCTTTCCGGCGCACCGATAAGATGTTCCTCTGGAAAGCCAAGCGAGAG cggTTGCAGAGTGGGACCACAGGCGTGTGTGCACTCATCACAGGAAAGACCCTGCACATTGCCTGGCTCGGGGACTCCCAGGTCATCCTGGTACAGCAGGGACAGGTGGTGAAATTGATGGAGCCTCATAGACCTGAGCGACAG GATGAGAAGGAACGCATCGAAGCGCTGGGTGGCTTTGTGTCTTACATGGACTGCTGGAGAGTCAACGGGACCCTGGCCGTCTCCAGAGCTATTG GAGATGTCTTCCAGAAGCCCTATGTGTCTGGAGAGGCAGACGCGGCCTCCCAGGAGCTGACTGGCTCTGAAGACTACCTGCTGCTGGCTTGTGATGGCTTCTTTGATGTAGTCCCCCACCAGGATGTGGCCGGCCTTGTAcagagccacctggtcaggcagcagggcAGTGGGCTGCATGTTGCTGAGGAGCTGGTGGCTGCAGCCCGTGAACGGGGCTCCCATGACAACATCACGGTCATGGTAGTCTTCCTCAGAGACCCCCGAGATCTGCTGGAGGGTGGGGCCCAAGGGGTTGGGGAATCCCAGGCAGATAGGAGAGGCCAGGACTTGCACTCTGACCTTTCAGAGCTAGAGAACAACACTCCATGGAGAAGCTAG